From Camelina sativa cultivar DH55 chromosome 20, Cs, whole genome shotgun sequence, the proteins below share one genomic window:
- the LOC104768626 gene encoding salicylate/benzoate carboxyl methyltransferase-like → MDSRFIHSTSFLRCNDKSEHERNNGDEERISKNSFGSPLCMSGGDGDNSYSTNSLLQRRVLSKAKPVLIKNTKELMINLNFPRYIKVADLGCSSGQNTFLAMSEIINTINVLCQEWNQNPPEIDCCLNDLPNNDFNTTFKFIQFFNENNTTSKELYFVSGVPGSFYSRLFPRASLHFVHSSYGLHWLSKVPEGLEENMMSMYIQNSSPLSTYKAYLNQFQRDFTTFLKLRAEEMVSSGCMVLTFIGRSTIDNPLHRDCCHFWTLLSKALCDLVVEGLVSASKVNSFYIPFYDPNEKEVKEMVKKEGSFELKDLETHGYDLGHCNQDETKRSKSGENEANYIRAVSEPLLVAHFGDAIINILFNKFAHHVSQHASCKNKTTVSIVVSLTRKKTFLMS, encoded by the exons ATGGATTCAAGATTCATCCATTCCACATCTTTCTTAAG ATGTAATGATAAGAGTGAACACGAGAGGAATAACGGAGATGAAGAAAGAATTAGTAAAAACTCTTTTGGGAGTCCTCTTTGTATGAGTGGAGGAGATGGAGACAACAGTTACTCCACAAATTCTCTTCTTCag AGAAGAGTGTTATCAAAG GCTAAGCCAGTTTTAATTAAGAACACAAAGGAGCTGATGATAAActtaaactttcctagatacaTTAAAGTAGCTGATTTAGGTTGTTCTTCGGGACAAAACACTTTCTTGGCAATGTCTGAAATTATCAATACAATCAATGTATTATGTCAAGAGTGGAACCAAAACCCACCAGAAATAGATTGTTGTCTAAATGATCTCCCTAATAACGATTTTAACACAACGTTCAAATTCATACAATTCTTCAACGAGAATAACACCACGAGCAAAGAATTATACTTTGTCTCTGGAGTCCCCGGTTCATTCTACTCGAGGCTCTTCCCTCGGGCGAGTCTTCACTTCGTGCATTCCTCTTATGGTCTCCATTGGCTCTCTAAG GTTCCTGAAGGGCTTGAGGAAAATATGATGAGTATGTACATCCAAAATTCAAGTCCTCTAAGTACATACAAAGCTTATTTAAATCAATTCCAAAGAGATTTCACGACATTTCTGAAACTGCGTGCTGAAGAAATGGTTTCCAGTGGATGCATGGTTCTCACTTTCATTGGTAGAAGTACTATTGATAATCCACTGCATAGAGATTGTTGTCACTTTTGGACATTATTATCCAAAGCTCTATGTGACCTTGTCGTCGAG GGACTTGTGAGTGCATCGAAGGTTAATTCTTTCTACATACCATTTTATGACCCCAACGAAAAAGAAGTGAAGGAGATGGTAAAgaaagaaggttcctttgaacTCAAAGACTTGGAGACACATGGATATGATCTTGGTCACTGTAACCAAGACGAGACAAAGAGAAGTAAATCAGGGGAAAATGAAGCCAATTACATCAGAGCGGTGAGTGAACCACTGCTCGTGGCTCACTTTGGAGATGCTATTATCAACATATTGTTTAATAAGTTCGCACATCATGTGTCTCAACATGCTAGTTGCAAGAACAAAACGACCGTCAGCATAGTCGTTTCATTGactagaaaaaaaacttttctcatGTCCTAA